A genomic window from Candidatus Krumholzibacteriota bacterium includes:
- the accC gene encoding acetyl-CoA carboxylase biotin carboxylase subunit gives MYKKILIAARGEIALRIMRACQELGIRAVVVHSEADRDSLQVKLADEDVCIGGAQPVESYLNIPRIIAAAEITGAEAVHPGYGFLAESARFAEICTSCGIDWIGPSPEVMIAMGNKSTARRLMADAGLPIIPGSEGIVGTEEEAVVLAGEIGYPVMIKAAAGGGGRGIRVVRDVEDLRGLFHQAGQEAEISFGDSGLYLEKYLEAPRHIEVQIFGDGEGRAIHLGERECSIQRRHQKLIEESPSPGIDDEMRRRILDFAVKGAESIRYGSLGTMEFLVSGGRVYFLEMNTRVQVEHPVTEMVTGIDLIKEQILLASVGVSRVFDAPPRFRGHAIECRINAEDPARNFKPAPGRIDFWHPPGGPGVRVDSHLYAGYVVPPYYDSLLAKIITWGETREESRQRMARSLRECVIEGIPTTIPFLLSVLEDDVFISGDFDTDYIDNRGPVPPAEGT, from the coding sequence ATGTACAAGAAAATCCTGATCGCCGCGCGCGGAGAGATCGCGCTCCGTATCATGCGCGCCTGCCAGGAGCTCGGTATCCGGGCGGTCGTCGTGCACTCGGAGGCCGACCGCGATTCGCTCCAGGTCAAGCTCGCCGACGAGGACGTCTGCATCGGCGGGGCCCAGCCCGTCGAGAGCTATCTCAACATCCCCCGCATCATCGCCGCCGCCGAGATCACCGGCGCCGAGGCGGTGCACCCCGGATACGGATTCCTCGCCGAGAGCGCGCGTTTCGCGGAGATCTGCACATCCTGCGGCATCGACTGGATCGGTCCATCGCCCGAGGTCATGATCGCCATGGGGAACAAGTCGACCGCCCGCCGCCTGATGGCCGATGCGGGGCTGCCGATCATCCCCGGGAGCGAGGGGATCGTCGGCACGGAGGAGGAGGCGGTGGTTTTGGCCGGGGAGATCGGCTACCCCGTCATGATCAAGGCGGCGGCCGGCGGGGGCGGGCGAGGCATCCGCGTCGTCCGCGACGTCGAGGATCTCCGCGGGCTCTTCCACCAGGCGGGGCAGGAGGCGGAGATCTCCTTCGGCGACAGCGGCCTCTACCTGGAGAAGTACCTCGAGGCGCCCCGGCACATCGAGGTGCAGATCTTCGGGGACGGCGAGGGACGGGCGATCCATCTCGGCGAGCGCGAATGCAGCATCCAGCGGCGCCATCAGAAACTCATCGAGGAATCCCCGTCGCCAGGGATCGACGACGAGATGCGCCGGCGCATCCTCGACTTCGCGGTGAAGGGCGCCGAATCGATACGCTACGGCTCGCTCGGCACGATGGAGTTCCTCGTGAGCGGGGGGCGGGTGTACTTCCTCGAGATGAACACGCGGGTGCAGGTGGAGCATCCCGTGACGGAGATGGTGACGGGGATCGATCTCATCAAGGAGCAGATACTGCTCGCCTCGGTCGGCGTCAGCCGCGTTTTCGACGCCCCGCCCCGCTTCCGCGGGCACGCGATCGAGTGCCGGATCAACGCCGAGGACCCCGCCAGGAACTTCAAGCCGGCGCCGGGCAGGATCGATTTCTGGCATCCCCCCGGCGGCCCCGGGGTCCGCGTGGATTCCCACCTCTACGCGGGATACGTCGTGCCGCCGTACTACGATTCCCTTCTCGCGAAGATCATCACCTGGGGGGAGACGCGGGAGGAATCGCGCCAGCGGATGGCCAGATCGCTCCGCGAGTGCGTCATCGAGGGGATACCGACGACGATTCCCTTCCTGTTGTCCGTCCTCGAGGACGACGTCTTCATCTCCGGCGATTTCGATACGGATTACATCGACAACCGGGGTCCCGTTCCCCCCGCGGAAGGGACGTGA
- a CDS encoding 2-phosphosulfolactate phosphatase: METIFYATPEEAGRDTQQGAAVVVIDVLRGASTVVSAMDNGAASVIPVEDIETALRLAPPAEQEEKLLAGERKCLPIEGFQLGNSPGEFTGDVVGGKTVVLTTTNMTRAVVAAAKAGRLVVCAIVNVSAVAEALRREPRVVVLCSGFEGRVAIEDLLCGGMLLSRLGFRFGDGDLDDAARLALLAAAEYGDRTELLLRSCEHGRRLLSLGFERDILYCARTDCSGRVPEMDGGAIR, from the coding sequence GTGGAGACGATCTTCTACGCGACGCCGGAAGAGGCGGGCCGCGACACGCAGCAGGGCGCGGCCGTCGTCGTCATCGACGTCCTCCGCGGCGCGAGCACCGTCGTGAGCGCCATGGACAACGGCGCCGCGAGCGTCATCCCCGTCGAGGACATCGAGACCGCGCTCCGTCTCGCTCCCCCGGCGGAGCAGGAGGAGAAGCTCCTCGCGGGCGAGCGGAAGTGCCTCCCGATCGAGGGCTTCCAGCTGGGGAACTCGCCGGGCGAGTTCACCGGGGACGTGGTCGGCGGCAAGACGGTGGTCCTCACGACGACCAACATGACGCGGGCCGTCGTCGCGGCGGCGAAGGCGGGCAGGCTCGTCGTCTGCGCGATCGTCAACGTCTCAGCCGTGGCCGAGGCCCTGCGGCGCGAGCCGCGCGTGGTGGTCCTCTGCAGCGGGTTCGAGGGCCGGGTGGCGATCGAGGACCTCCTCTGCGGCGGCATGCTCCTCTCGCGTCTCGGGTTCCGTTTCGGGGACGGCGACCTCGACGACGCGGCCCGGCTGGCCCTGCTCGCGGCCGCGGAGTATGGCGACCGCACCGAGCTGCTGCTGCGATCGTGCGAGCACGGCCGGCGGCTCCTTTCCCTCGGATTCGAGCGGGACATTCTCTACTGCGCCCGGACGGATTGCAGCGGGCGCGTTCCCGAGATGGACGGGGGCGCGATCAGGTGA
- a CDS encoding thiamine phosphate synthase, with protein MKNTERMQILRILDANANRCAEGLRVIEEIARFVLGREDLMRELKETRHDVRRLLDRLAGGSRVFRDADGDPGSTLTTDSEQLRGSLSSVARANFARAGEALRVMEEFGKLLDPETTTLFKRLRFSVYSLEKRFLGVEDRKLALPGAPFLYAFVDRSLVTAEETAAVADALASKGAGAIQYRAKEIDDDARRRDLARIMPAVAGRAPVIVNDDPRLAHEAGADGVHLGAGDPSPAEARDILGPEAIVGVTVHTPAELAAVDPSAVDYIAVGAVYPTTTKPGVIPVGTAFVAEAARLFPGPVVAIGGILPANAAAALEAGAAGLAVLSGILVGDIGKNCLSYLDIIDRTGKRGR; from the coding sequence ATGAAGAACACCGAACGAATGCAGATCCTTCGCATCCTCGACGCGAACGCGAACCGTTGCGCCGAGGGCCTTCGCGTAATCGAGGAGATCGCCCGTTTCGTCCTCGGCCGCGAGGATCTCATGCGCGAGCTCAAGGAAACGCGCCATGACGTCCGGCGCCTGCTCGACCGCCTCGCCGGCGGGTCGCGCGTGTTCCGGGACGCCGACGGCGATCCGGGGAGCACGCTGACGACGGACTCGGAACAACTCCGCGGATCGCTCTCCTCCGTCGCCAGGGCCAATTTCGCCCGCGCCGGCGAGGCGCTCCGCGTGATGGAGGAATTCGGCAAGCTCCTCGATCCCGAGACGACGACCCTCTTCAAGCGGCTTCGCTTCTCGGTCTATTCGCTCGAGAAGCGGTTTCTCGGCGTGGAAGACAGGAAGCTCGCCCTGCCCGGAGCGCCCTTTCTCTACGCCTTCGTCGACCGCTCCCTCGTCACCGCGGAGGAGACGGCGGCCGTCGCCGACGCGCTGGCCTCGAAAGGGGCGGGCGCGATCCAGTACCGGGCGAAAGAAATCGACGACGACGCCCGCAGGCGCGACCTCGCGCGCATCATGCCGGCAGTCGCCGGGCGGGCGCCGGTGATCGTCAACGACGATCCGCGGCTCGCGCACGAAGCGGGGGCGGACGGCGTGCATCTCGGCGCCGGCGACCCCTCGCCCGCCGAGGCCCGGGATATCCTCGGCCCGGAGGCGATCGTCGGGGTGACGGTCCACACCCCCGCCGAGCTCGCCGCCGTCGATCCGTCGGCGGTCGATTACATCGCCGTCGGCGCCGTCTATCCGACGACGACCAAGCCCGGCGTCATCCCCGTCGGAACGGCCTTCGTCGCCGAGGCCGCGCGGCTGTTCCCCGGGCCGGTCGTCGCCATCGGCGGAATCCTGCCCGCGAACGCGGCCGCGGCGCTCGAGGCGGGCGCCGCCGGTCTCGCCGTCCTTTCGGGGATCCTCGTGGGGGACATCGGGAAAAACTGCTTGTCGTACTTGGACATCATTGATAGAACGGGGAAGCGCGGACGCTGA
- a CDS encoding DNA translocase FtsK 4TM domain-containing protein, which produces MATRRRIAAGVVLLLCAAFTAVAIASYDPADWGGFWRVSNLCGPIGAYVAGSLRWALGYVFSWIVPVFLAWIAAGAFRGRDLRDDSRPVLCLALLAWIAAGLTAAAGGQSAAGWVGTATHGNLELLAGRIGSVLLLAGAFAVTGLFLFFRSIHDLFARLGSISLPRLRLPSLRRGKADGQPAARKRRKKRAATTAPANEARVAANRDEDAVREPVRIAVSGGAPKPKAAARPRPAAATQADDAPLPDLSLLDPYDESAVRIDRKNLLARSEVIEAKLADYGLRGNVQEVRPGPVVTTFEFVPAAGVKVSQIANRSDDIALALAARAIRIQAPIPGKGAVGIEVPNADPKIVYLKEMLENYPPDADGLVVSLGKTVTGEPYFADIADMPHLLIAGATGSGKSVCINSIICSLLYHHTPRTCRFILVDPKRLELITYNGIPHLLHPVITEAKQTLRVLNWLTIEMDRRYKLLASFGVKNIKSFNRKAARQKLVHPETGEPLTALPYFVTVIDELADLMVTLGNEIYPPITRLSQMARAVGIHLVFATQRPSVDVVTGLIKANFPCRIAFQVTQKTDSRTILDVNGAEKLLGNGDMLYLPKTAPVPIRIQGAFISEGEAVTVAEYWKGFGEKGEKIDLSEESGAGVDDEDADVDDDLFNKAKELVIIHQQGSISLLQRRLRVGYARAARLIDMLEQTGVVGPFEGSKARRVLVRREDYERS; this is translated from the coding sequence ATGGCGACGAGGAGAAGAATAGCCGCCGGCGTGGTGCTCCTGCTCTGCGCCGCCTTCACCGCCGTGGCGATCGCGTCGTACGATCCGGCCGACTGGGGCGGATTCTGGCGCGTCAGCAATCTCTGCGGTCCGATCGGGGCGTACGTCGCCGGTTCTCTCAGGTGGGCGCTCGGATACGTCTTCTCCTGGATCGTTCCGGTCTTCCTCGCCTGGATTGCCGCCGGGGCATTCCGCGGCCGCGATCTCCGCGACGATTCCCGGCCGGTTCTCTGCCTCGCGCTTCTCGCCTGGATCGCCGCCGGCCTGACCGCGGCGGCGGGGGGCCAGTCGGCCGCCGGGTGGGTCGGGACGGCAACGCACGGCAATCTCGAGCTTCTCGCCGGACGGATCGGCTCGGTGCTGCTCCTCGCGGGCGCGTTCGCCGTGACGGGGCTCTTCCTCTTCTTCCGGTCGATCCACGATCTGTTCGCGCGGCTCGGTTCGATCTCCCTGCCGCGCCTTCGCCTGCCGTCGTTGCGGCGCGGGAAGGCGGACGGGCAGCCCGCGGCGCGGAAACGGCGGAAGAAACGCGCCGCGACGACTGCCCCAGCGAACGAGGCGCGGGTTGCGGCCAACCGGGATGAGGACGCCGTGCGCGAGCCGGTCCGGATCGCCGTGAGCGGGGGCGCGCCGAAACCGAAGGCGGCCGCGCGGCCGCGGCCGGCCGCGGCGACGCAGGCCGACGACGCCCCGCTGCCCGATCTCTCCCTGCTCGATCCCTACGACGAGAGCGCGGTGAGGATCGACCGCAAGAATTTGCTCGCGCGATCGGAGGTCATCGAGGCGAAGCTCGCCGATTACGGGCTCCGGGGCAACGTCCAGGAGGTGCGCCCGGGGCCGGTGGTGACCACCTTCGAGTTCGTCCCGGCGGCCGGGGTCAAGGTCTCGCAGATCGCCAACCGGTCCGACGACATCGCGCTCGCCCTCGCGGCGCGGGCGATACGCATCCAGGCGCCGATCCCGGGCAAGGGCGCCGTGGGGATCGAGGTGCCGAACGCCGACCCGAAGATCGTCTACCTCAAGGAGATGCTCGAGAACTATCCGCCGGACGCGGACGGGCTCGTCGTGAGCCTCGGCAAGACGGTGACGGGCGAGCCCTACTTCGCCGATATCGCCGACATGCCGCACCTGCTCATCGCGGGGGCGACGGGAAGCGGGAAGAGCGTCTGCATCAACTCGATCATCTGCTCGCTGCTCTATCATCACACGCCGCGGACCTGCCGGTTCATACTCGTCGACCCGAAGCGGCTCGAGCTGATCACCTACAACGGCATCCCGCATCTCCTGCACCCCGTCATCACGGAGGCGAAACAGACCCTGCGCGTGCTGAACTGGCTGACGATCGAGATGGACAGGCGGTACAAGCTCCTCGCCTCCTTCGGCGTGAAGAACATCAAGAGCTTCAACCGCAAGGCGGCCCGCCAGAAGCTCGTCCATCCGGAGACGGGGGAGCCCCTGACCGCGCTGCCCTATTTCGTCACGGTGATCGACGAGCTTGCCGATCTCATGGTGACCCTCGGCAACGAGATCTACCCGCCGATCACGCGGCTCTCCCAGATGGCGCGCGCCGTGGGGATCCATCTCGTCTTCGCGACGCAGCGGCCGTCGGTCGACGTGGTGACCGGGCTCATCAAGGCGAACTTCCCCTGCCGGATCGCCTTCCAGGTGACGCAGAAGACGGACTCCCGGACGATCCTCGACGTCAACGGGGCGGAAAAGCTCCTCGGCAACGGCGACATGCTCTACCTGCCGAAGACCGCGCCCGTGCCGATCCGCATCCAGGGCGCCTTCATCTCCGAGGGGGAGGCGGTGACCGTGGCCGAGTACTGGAAGGGTTTCGGCGAGAAGGGGGAGAAGATCGATCTTTCCGAGGAGAGCGGCGCCGGGGTCGACGACGAGGACGCCGACGTCGACGACGATCTCTTCAACAAGGCGAAGGAACTCGTCATCATTCACCAGCAGGGTTCGATCTCGCTCCTCCAGCGTCGCCTGCGCGTCGGGTACGCGCGCGCGGCGCGCCTCATCGACATGCTCGAACAGACCGGCGTCGTCGGCCCCTTCGAGGGAAGCAAGGCCCGGCGCGTCCTCGTGCGCAGAGAGGATTATGAGCGCAGCTGA
- the rimO gene encoding 30S ribosomal protein S12 methylthiotransferase RimO, producing the protein MSAADLHGPRTYRFVHLGCPKNLVDAEKAAGGLDAAGWREAAGGEEADLVVVTTCAFIEPAVEESVDEILRAAADKRPGQKLAVVGCLVSREGERLGPLLPEIDLFLDVAGFERLAEEAAALFGLVPPTPPPAGARRLFTPPHIAYLKIAEGCSNRCSYCLIPSIRGDLVCRPRREIVDEAARLASAGAREIVVIAQDTSAWREGTRGLADLLEEIAAAAPGAWLRLMYLHPAHLDAAEFARLVEGGVILPYLDIPVQHAADRVLRGMRRGYGRIELDRIFGRLREIDGLVLRTTVMTGFPGETAGDFRDLLDFLERILFDHVGVFVYSPEEGTTASGRKVSRRVALSRRDAVVELQMEISHERLARLEGRRLRVLVDEACRPEERPESSVTAIGRYAGQAYEIDGVTWLSGTLPAPGAVVEARVERAEAYDLFARIVRDFR; encoded by the coding sequence ATGAGCGCAGCTGATCTCCACGGCCCCCGCACCTATCGATTCGTCCATCTCGGATGCCCGAAGAACCTCGTCGACGCGGAGAAGGCCGCCGGCGGACTCGACGCGGCGGGATGGCGCGAGGCGGCCGGCGGTGAAGAGGCGGATCTCGTCGTCGTGACGACATGCGCCTTCATCGAGCCGGCCGTCGAGGAATCGGTCGACGAGATCCTCCGCGCGGCCGCGGACAAGCGCCCCGGGCAGAAGCTCGCCGTGGTCGGCTGTCTCGTCTCGCGCGAAGGTGAGCGGCTGGGTCCGCTGCTGCCCGAGATCGACCTCTTCCTCGACGTCGCCGGGTTCGAGCGGCTCGCCGAAGAGGCGGCGGCCCTCTTCGGGCTCGTGCCGCCCACGCCGCCGCCGGCAGGCGCGCGCCGGCTCTTCACCCCGCCGCATATCGCCTATCTCAAGATCGCCGAGGGTTGCTCGAACCGCTGCTCCTACTGCCTGATCCCGTCGATCAGGGGCGATCTCGTCTGCCGGCCCCGGCGCGAAATCGTCGACGAAGCCGCCCGTCTCGCGTCGGCGGGAGCGCGCGAGATCGTCGTCATCGCGCAGGACACCAGCGCCTGGCGCGAGGGAACCCGCGGCCTGGCGGACCTTCTCGAGGAGATCGCCGCTGCGGCCCCGGGGGCCTGGCTGCGTCTCATGTATCTCCACCCGGCGCATCTCGACGCGGCGGAGTTCGCCCGGCTGGTGGAGGGGGGCGTCATCCTCCCCTATCTCGACATCCCCGTCCAGCACGCCGCCGACCGCGTCCTGCGCGGCATGCGGCGTGGATACGGCCGCATCGAGCTCGACCGGATTTTCGGCCGGCTCCGCGAGATCGACGGACTCGTTCTCCGGACGACGGTGATGACCGGTTTCCCCGGCGAGACGGCCGGGGACTTCCGCGATCTCCTCGATTTCCTCGAGCGAATCCTGTTCGACCACGTCGGCGTCTTCGTGTACTCGCCGGAGGAGGGGACGACCGCATCGGGTCGGAAGGTCTCCCGCAGGGTCGCGCTCTCGCGCCGGGACGCGGTCGTCGAGCTCCAGATGGAGATATCCCACGAGCGGCTCGCCCGTCTCGAGGGGCGGCGGCTCCGGGTTCTCGTGGACGAGGCGTGCAGGCCGGAAGAGCGGCCCGAGTCGTCGGTCACGGCGATCGGCCGGTACGCGGGGCAGGCCTACGAGATCGACGGCGTGACCTGGCTCTCGGGCACACTCCCCGCGCCGGGCGCGGTCGTCGAGGCCCGCGTCGAGCGGGCCGAGGCGTACGACCTTTTCGCTCGCATCGTCCGAGATTTCCGTTGA
- a CDS encoding tetratricopeptide repeat protein has protein sequence MTRIPFNRARATVLFAAAVLIVAASCERKTLLDEVRVEYDAGRYREALFLVRHHFRRGGARTPPLLFAMGRSYLRLGIEAEAEDAFAEVYSIDSTYAPRIADELRTEAVRNLEEGNESRGRRFVVQAINYDRNLSFGRWDALAGELLIEQRDYEGAIPLLDRWLAERPDTVGAAEVMLNLGAAYEEAGKTDRAIEVYRGFIQRFPLSRLQTTVRWKLENLLYDRAESLFRGGEPDGAERILADLAAAADNPLVRERANFLLGELYEERYDHEGAIRFYREVVNLNLGSSGRLVDRAKERIERIEMSRSKR, from the coding sequence ATGACTAGGATTCCGTTCAACCGCGCGCGGGCGACCGTACTGTTCGCGGCGGCCGTCCTCATCGTCGCCGCGTCCTGCGAGCGCAAGACGCTGCTCGACGAAGTGCGGGTCGAATACGATGCCGGCAGGTACCGCGAGGCGCTCTTCCTCGTCCGGCACCACTTCAGGCGCGGCGGCGCCCGCACCCCGCCCCTCCTCTTCGCCATGGGGCGCTCCTATCTCCGTCTCGGGATCGAGGCGGAGGCCGAGGACGCCTTCGCCGAGGTCTACAGCATCGATTCGACCTACGCGCCGCGGATCGCCGACGAGCTGCGCACCGAGGCGGTGCGGAACCTCGAGGAGGGGAACGAATCGCGGGGAAGGCGTTTCGTCGTCCAGGCGATCAACTACGATCGGAACCTCTCCTTCGGACGGTGGGACGCCCTCGCCGGCGAACTGCTCATCGAGCAGAGGGATTACGAGGGGGCCATTCCCCTGCTCGATCGATGGCTCGCCGAGAGGCCGGATACCGTCGGCGCCGCCGAGGTCATGCTCAACCTCGGGGCCGCGTACGAGGAGGCGGGAAAAACCGATCGGGCGATCGAGGTCTACCGGGGGTTCATCCAGCGGTTCCCCCTGAGCAGGCTCCAGACGACCGTCCGCTGGAAGCTCGAGAATCTCCTCTACGACCGGGCCGAATCCCTCTTCCGCGGGGGGGAGCCGGACGGAGCGGAACGGATCCTCGCGGATCTCGCCGCCGCCGCCGACAACCCGCTCGTGCGGGAACGGGCGAACTTTCTGCTCGGCGAACTGTATGAAGAGCGGTACGATCACGAAGGCGCGATCCGGTTCTACCGGGAAGTCGTCAATCTGAATCTCGGTTCGAGCGGCCGGCTGGTCGATCGGGCCAAGGAAAGGATCGAGCGCATTGAGATGTCGAGATCGAAGCGTTAG
- the bamD gene encoding outer membrane protein assembly factor BamD: MRCRDRSVRRPVAFIAAFLALASCGGPYKGQRVPEPGQKIAIADARFERKDYGKAAVEYKDFLASFAGNERVDYAQYRLAESYRLDGDFALAAVEYRILINDYGYSEYVDDAFLLEAVCAFAQAPRVERDQTKVFEARSRIVRFIQLFPDSPRRAEADELLARIDDRLAEKDYRAASLYFGRKRWESAEIYFDKIVENYPGTRWAGMSWYRKGIIHEQRGETAEAVRAYGEALSSAAEFEGKDDAADRLRALSGEGSGDGDG, encoded by the coding sequence TTGAGATGTCGAGATCGAAGCGTTAGACGGCCGGTCGCGTTCATCGCCGCCTTCCTGGCCCTGGCATCATGCGGCGGACCCTACAAGGGGCAGCGCGTACCGGAGCCCGGGCAGAAGATCGCGATCGCCGACGCCCGCTTCGAGCGGAAGGATTACGGCAAGGCGGCGGTCGAGTACAAGGACTTCCTCGCCTCCTTCGCCGGAAACGAGCGTGTCGACTACGCGCAGTATCGCCTCGCCGAGAGCTACCGGCTGGACGGGGACTTCGCGCTCGCGGCGGTGGAGTACCGCATCCTGATCAACGACTACGGCTACAGCGAATACGTCGACGACGCCTTCCTGCTCGAGGCCGTCTGCGCCTTCGCGCAGGCGCCGCGCGTGGAGCGCGACCAGACGAAGGTCTTCGAGGCGCGCTCGCGGATCGTCCGTTTCATACAGCTCTTTCCCGATTCGCCGCGCCGGGCCGAGGCCGACGAACTGCTCGCGCGGATCGACGACCGGCTCGCGGAGAAGGACTACCGCGCCGCGTCGCTCTACTTCGGCAGGAAGCGGTGGGAGTCGGCGGAGATCTACTTCGACAAGATCGTCGAGAACTACCCCGGGACACGGTGGGCGGGGATGAGCTGGTACCGGAAGGGCATCATCCACGAGCAGCGCGGCGAGACGGCCGAGGCCGTGCGCGCCTACGGCGAGGCGCTCTCCTCGGCCGCCGAGTTCGAGGGGAAGGACGACGCCGCCGACCGGTTGCGCGCCCTCTCCGGCGAGGGGAGCGGGGACGGTGACGGATAG
- the nadD gene encoding nicotinate (nicotinamide) nucleotide adenylyltransferase, with product MTDRDAIGLFGGTFDPPHTGHLILAERAADALGLSRILFVPTANPPHKETGALSPFDDRLEMTEAAIGGNGRFELSLLEDGPEPSFTWKTLERFAGEGYDRERLHLLVGGDSLAEIASWRRPETICRLATIVAMARPGWPETPVLPEDAAVVILETGTNAISSSAIRRLVAAGRSIRYLVPAPVERYIAEHGLYREPGKGKRP from the coding sequence GTGACGGATAGGGACGCCATCGGACTGTTCGGCGGAACCTTCGACCCGCCGCATACCGGCCACCTGATCCTCGCGGAGCGGGCGGCCGACGCACTCGGACTCTCGAGAATCCTCTTCGTGCCGACCGCCAACCCGCCGCACAAGGAGACGGGCGCACTGTCCCCCTTCGACGACCGCCTCGAGATGACCGAAGCGGCCATCGGGGGAAACGGCCGGTTCGAACTATCCCTCCTCGAGGACGGTCCCGAGCCCTCGTTCACCTGGAAGACCCTCGAGCGGTTCGCCGGGGAGGGCTACGACCGCGAGCGACTCCATCTCCTCGTCGGCGGGGATTCCCTCGCCGAGATCGCTTCGTGGCGCCGCCCCGAGACGATCTGCCGGCTGGCGACGATCGTCGCGATGGCCCGCCCGGGCTGGCCGGAGACGCCCGTTCTGCCGGAGGACGCGGCCGTCGTCATCCTCGAGACGGGAACGAACGCGATCTCCTCGAGCGCGATCCGCCGGCTCGTCGCGGCGGGCCGCTCGATCCGCTACCTCGTTCCGGCGCCGGTCGAGAGATACATCGCGGAACACGGCCTCTACCGGGAGCCGGGGAAGGGGAAGCGTCCGTGA